In the Euzebya sp. genome, one interval contains:
- a CDS encoding metallophosphoesterase has protein sequence MTSAGRRAGRAAGGVVAASGLAVAYAVGIERRWYATRHEVLDVLRRPGRLRVMVFADLHLAPGQGHRLAYLRRAAEEWQPDVIVSAGDNLESGEVIDDVVALHRDVLASTGAVGLAVLGAHDRYGPTRGNPATYLLGPSSGPRGQRLDTDRLVEGLSAGGWQVLENAGTVVDTPAGAVQVVGVGDPHIDADDLGVVPAADPGAVLRLGLVHAPYLRALHAFDASGFDLALSGHTHGGQLAVPWWGALVSNCDLPPSQARGTSRIGVDLRLHVSAGLGHSIYFPFRFACRPELSVLDLVGAPGV, from the coding sequence ATGACCTCCGCCGGGCGCCGTGCCGGCAGGGCGGCCGGCGGGGTGGTCGCCGCGAGCGGGCTGGCCGTCGCGTACGCCGTCGGCATCGAGCGTCGCTGGTACGCGACGCGCCACGAGGTGCTCGACGTGCTGCGCCGCCCCGGGCGGCTGCGCGTGATGGTCTTCGCGGACCTGCACCTGGCCCCCGGGCAGGGACACCGGTTGGCCTACTTGCGGCGCGCGGCGGAGGAGTGGCAGCCCGACGTCATCGTCAGCGCGGGCGACAACCTCGAGTCCGGCGAGGTCATCGACGACGTCGTCGCGCTGCACCGCGACGTGCTCGCGTCGACGGGGGCGGTCGGGCTGGCGGTGCTGGGCGCCCACGACCGCTACGGGCCGACGCGGGGCAACCCGGCGACGTACCTGCTGGGGCCGAGCAGCGGACCGCGGGGTCAGCGGCTGGACACCGACCGGCTGGTGGAGGGGCTGTCGGCCGGGGGGTGGCAGGTGCTCGAGAACGCGGGGACGGTCGTCGACACCCCGGCGGGGGCGGTGCAGGTCGTCGGCGTGGGGGACCCGCACATCGACGCCGACGATCTCGGGGTGGTCCCGGCGGCCGATCCGGGCGCCGTGCTCCGGCTGGGCCTGGTGCACGCGCCGTACCTGCGCGCGCTGCACGCCTTCGACGCCTCCGGGTTCGACCTCGCCCTGTCGGGGCACACGCACGGCGGCCAACTGGCCGTGCCGTGGTGGGGCGCGCTGGTGAGCAACTGCGACCTGCCCCCCTCCCAGGCGAGGGGGACCTCGAGGATCGGGGTGGACCTGCGCCTGCACGTCTCCGCCGGCCTCGGCCACAGCATCTACTTCCCGTTCCGCTTCGCCTGCCGCCCCGAGCTGAGCGTCCTCGACCTGGTGGGGGCACCGGGGGTCTGA